The sequence GCTCCGATGCAAAGGGCCAAGGTCAGCAACACCGTTGCAGTGAAGCCACGCTCGCGCCGCAAACGACGCAAACTCTGGCGAAGAGCAGGAAAGGAAGAGGAACTCACGTCCAAGGAAACCCAAATCCCCGCTGCACGTTACACAAAAGATGCCCCCGCGCTTGGGATTATTAACCAGGCATGGCCACTCACTCCCCAGTCGATCTAGTAAATACTCCCCAAACCCGACGTTACAAACAATCCCCTAAATGTATAAAAAACTGCAGGACAGCCCCTTATGCTATCACCTCAAAATGGCATACCTCGTGCAATGCAAGTCGATTGCCTATTCTACCCGCCACAACGCTTTCAAAAACCGATAGGCGCTAATCCGCAGGAGAAATCCATTGCGAGCGCCAATACGCCTGAACAACTTTACATCCGACGCGCAAGCCCCCCCGCCCGTCTCATCCCCCGAAAAACAACATGCTGAGAAAACGCTTTCGCCGAGGAGTCCTGCTCCTGGCGACCACCGGCGCCGCCTTGTGCCTGAGCGCCAACCAATACGAAGCCTTGCCGCTCAACTACCCGGAGTGGAAGGCTCAGATCCCCGGCGCCCCTACGACCGAGGACCCCGACGCCGACGGCGCCACCTCCTTCTACGAGTACGCCCTCGGAGCCGCCCCCGCCGACGCGGTCGACCCCGGCAAGTCCGGCAACTCCCCTTACCTCTCCACCACCACCGGCGACGCGTTGCTGCACTTCGACTTTCCCGGCCGCCAAGACGTGGTATACATCTTCGAGTCGCGCACCGACCTTTCGCCCAACGAATGGACCACCCTCGCTTGGAAACTCGGCCCCACCCCGTGGCAGGTCACCGACACAAATGCCACGCTTACGCAAGACGGCAACTTCCTCCGCTTCCAACAATACGCCGGCAGCGCCCAAATCTTCCGCCTGCGCGTCGAAACCAGCCCGACCCTTCTCAACAAAGCCCAGGCCGTGCGCTTTCTCCGCCAGGCCACCTTTGGCCCGACGCCCGCCGAAGTGGAGGAACTGCTGGAGCTCAACCTTCATTTCGAAGACTGGCTCGACGCCCAAATCGCCCAGCCCCTCAGCAGCCTGACCGACACCGCTGCCGCCATCCCAGGCCTCGCTGGTTTCCCTCGCAGCTTCCCCTTGGGCAATCGCCACGCCAAAGGCGCCGCCTGGTTCGAAGCCGCCCTCAACGCCCCCGACCAGCTCCGCCAGCGCATGGCCTGGGCCCTCTCCCAGATCATTGTGCTCGGCGAAGAAGGCTCCGCCAACCGCGGCAACCTCGACGAGTGGCTCCACTACTACGACCTCTATCTCAAGAACGCTCTCGGCAACTACCGCGACCTCCTACAAGACGTGACCCGCTCTCCCAAAACGGGACGCTACCTCACTTACCTCAACAACCAGAAGGAACGGGGCACTCGCAAGCCGGACGAGAACTACGCCCGCGAAGTGATGCAGCTCTTCACTATCGGACTCTGGGAGCTCAATCGAGACGGTAGCATAAAAACGGATACGGAAGGCGAGCCCATCCCGACCTACGACAACGATGATATCACGGAGCTGGCCCGCGTATTTACCGGCTTCGTCTACGCCCCCGACAACCCTAACTATGAGGATACCGACCAAAACTGGATCGACCCCATGCATACCAACGAGAATCGTCACGACACTGGATCCAAGACACTCGTGGACGGCACCGTGCTGCCCGCAGGACAAGATACCCTCACTGACGTCACCCAAGCTCTCGACGCCCTCTTCGAGCATCCCAACACCGCGCCCTTCGTATCCCTTCGCTTGATACAACGCCTTACCTGCTCCAACCCTTCCCCACAATACCTCGACCGCGTCGCCGCCGTTTTCGAGGACGACGGCACCGGCACCCGAGGCAATCTCGCCGCCGTCGCCAAGGCCATTCTGCTCGATCCCGAAGCCCGCAGCGGAGCCTACCTCGTCGACCCTACCCGGGGCAAGCTGCGCGAACCGCTGATCCGCTTCCTGCAAATTTCCCGCGCCTTCGAGCTGAAGAGCAGTCGCAACGACAAAGTGCTCTACATCGCCGACCTGCAAGACCAGTTCGCCCAGTTTCCCTTCCGCTCGCCTACTGTATTCAATTTCTACGAACCCGACTTCGCCCCCGCGGGCGAGCTACGCGACCAGGAGCTCACCGCCCCCGAGTTCCAAATCCTCGACGATTCAAGCGGCATCCTTTCCTTCGGCGTCATGCAGCGACTCGTCACCAAAGGGCTCTCGCAACCCTTCATGACAGGAAGCGGCTCCCAAGGCAGCCTCGATCTCGCCTACGAGCAAAGCCTCGCCAGCGACGCCTCCGCCCTTGTCGCCCACCTCAACCTCCTGCTCGCCAACAACGCCCTCAACGAGACCGAAATAAACGCCATCGTCACCGCCGTAGAGGGCCTCGCCCCCAGCCAAGCCCGGGAACGCGTCGAACGTGCCCTCGTCCTCCTCAGCATCGCCCCCGGTTTCAACATCCTGCAATAAGTCATCCCTTGTGGGAAGCGGCCTTGTGCCGCGATTCCTCCAAATTGCAATTCAATCTCCCCCCCCCAACAATGAGCAGCTCAAAAGACAAACGCCTCATCACCCGCCGCCGCTTTCTCGGAGAAGCCCCCTGCGCCGCGGTCGGTTCCACCGCCCTCTTCTCCAGCCTGCTCTCGCTCAAGCTTACCAGCGCCGCAGCCGCCAACACGCCCAACATCAACTCAGACGACAACTACAAAGCCCTCGTTTGTATCTTCCTCGCCGGGGGGAACGACTCGTTCAACATGCTCGTCCCTCGCCAAAATGAGGCCTACAACACCTACGCCAACACCCGCGACAACCTCGCCGTGCCCAAGGACGACTCCGACCCGCAGTTCAACATCCTGCCCATCGCCACCGAAGGCCAAGCGTATTCAGAATTTGGAGTCCACCCAAAACTAAACCGATTCCAAACCCTCTACAACGAGCAAAAGCTAGCTTTCGTAGCCAACGTCGGAACCCTCATACAACCCATA comes from Pelagicoccus enzymogenes and encodes:
- a CDS encoding DUF1800 domain-containing protein, with the translated sequence MLRKRFRRGVLLLATTGAALCLSANQYEALPLNYPEWKAQIPGAPTTEDPDADGATSFYEYALGAAPADAVDPGKSGNSPYLSTTTGDALLHFDFPGRQDVVYIFESRTDLSPNEWTTLAWKLGPTPWQVTDTNATLTQDGNFLRFQQYAGSAQIFRLRVETSPTLLNKAQAVRFLRQATFGPTPAEVEELLELNLHFEDWLDAQIAQPLSSLTDTAAAIPGLAGFPRSFPLGNRHAKGAAWFEAALNAPDQLRQRMAWALSQIIVLGEEGSANRGNLDEWLHYYDLYLKNALGNYRDLLQDVTRSPKTGRYLTYLNNQKERGTRKPDENYAREVMQLFTIGLWELNRDGSIKTDTEGEPIPTYDNDDITELARVFTGFVYAPDNPNYEDTDQNWIDPMHTNENRHDTGSKTLVDGTVLPAGQDTLTDVTQALDALFEHPNTAPFVSLRLIQRLTCSNPSPQYLDRVAAVFEDDGTGTRGNLAAVAKAILLDPEARSGAYLVDPTRGKLREPLIRFLQISRAFELKSSRNDKVLYIADLQDQFAQFPFRSPTVFNFYEPDFAPAGELRDQELTAPEFQILDDSSGILSFGVMQRLVTKGLSQPFMTGSGSQGSLDLAYEQSLASDASALVAHLNLLLANNALNETEINAIVTAVEGLAPSQARERVERALVLLSIAPGFNILQ